agtgaacaaactggccatccctatatgggatccgaacctgtggccttggtgttatcagcaccgcactctcctgagtgagccacaggccggccccagatTAAAGGGTCTTAATGACTTTAATTCCTTAGAGTTTTAGGAATCTAACCCTAGAAGTCAGTCTGGTACCTGTAAAATTTAGCTCTAGAAGTCAGTCTGGTACTCATATAATTGAAGCAGTTGTCTTTAAATATGTTCTTAAACCCACttcaggaaatatttttgtttccagTTTAAAAATATAGCTTGAATCCATCTACTTACCCCACTCTCTTACCCCTCTGTCCTAGTTCTTGCTGCCTTACTTTTTTCATCTGTCATAGTTATTTAACAAGATTCTCCACTCTTCTGCTTGCCTAACTGCAATAAATTCTCCACATTGTAGTCTGgattattattttatgatataaatTATATCATGCCATGTCATCTTTGATACCCTTTATTAGTTCTCAAgtgtaaaactgaaaaattttacacttgaaattttttttttttactaccttTTTGAATAATCGTATGTCACCTTCTCCATCTGTGGttgattaaattattatttcagtgtggtgttctctcctttttaaaaaatttttcttttgtataaataaaattaacttcaTTACTCCAGTGTTGAGCTTGGTTTTGTGTCTTGGTTTAGGCTGGAAGAACGTGAGACACAATGTATACCATATCCAAGCCCATCTTTTGAAGACTCACAGAGttgacaaacattttaaaatatgattaacaTGGTTCAGGTCAGTCTTTTCCTTCTGTCTCCGGTCATGAGAACAGCAGGTGTCACTTAATGTTTATTTCTTCAGCTTGGGTCCCAAAATGAGAGGACAATGGGAGATAAGACAGACTAGAATAGACCTCCAGTTTGGGTCAGACCTGCAGTCAGTTTACAGTCTTCATTTAATCTACATTTAATTCTACAAGAAATGTTTGTTGTCATAAGAAATTGCGAGTTTGGAGTTGCAACCTCAGCAAAATTGACCAAAGCACCCTGTTTCTTATATTCTTAATCTCACTGATCCTCTGTCACTTCTTACCAAACTCCTGACTGTTTCCCACCATTAGGCCATTGTTTTTGTGTCTGCCTTTGCCTGGTTCACTCTTTAGACTTCATGTTAAAATcgcagaataaaatataaattctcagAGTTAACAACATTATATTACCATGTTCATTTACTTCAAATGTTAACAATATTTGTCAAGTTAaattgtgaggagctgcccgaaatcgccattacaagatggcgctgatttccggtggagggcagggctgctcggtaacacgcctgggccgattaggcagccaccaataaggtaggagcacgtcctaggcgaggagcagtctctatataaagggcgcgggttccctcgctcggggtctccatttttggcaagcttatgctctccctctcaagatgcattaaagctgatctgcagaaggatcctttgtgtgccgcgtcgttcttgctggcgagacggtagcgcgggacatttggtgccgaaacccgggaacttgtgtcatcgtcagcaccttcggagaccccctggagacagggaggattcagaactgcaggagggtaagttcggagaggtatgcctgttcttggtctggggttaatccggttggtttaaaaggttttgaaatcgcccgttggtgtggtcagactgacgtagataagcagctgcacccgagacccgtgtgagcctctcgtacataagggagtGGCGTGTCTCACTGCGCCTCCTAAAGtagggcgcgttatgggttccacacagtctgtggttaccgcgttagaggccgtgctgagacaacgtgatatcaaggtagggggccgtgtactcaggaattttgtgaaagaggtagatcgtgtggcgccatggtatgcctgttccggctcTTTAACCTTGAGTTCTTGGAACaaactgggcaaagaccttgaccgcaagtacgcggagggagacctccgtcagggcaccaagaccatttggaagtttattaaaaattgcttagaagatgagggctgtaaaccggtagtgatagtagggcaaaatacattagaggaggtccaagacagcatgtcagaaactgaacggagtgagaggatgggtacccgcaggaggagagacgtctcccataagaaaaagggccctcccggtaagtctacggacgagggagagattctaaaacaacaaagtgacactcccggcacatctgccggtaaaggagggatttcaaaacccagaaaaaagttggaagggaaagaaggaggcctctaccctatgcaagagctgggggccttaaaacaagaattagaagatttaaatctggatgagtccgactccgatcccctcagccctagtgaggaatccgatttggaggaggaagctgccaggtacgaggaggagagatatcatcccgacaggcggcggagaccacttggggagtggaaatgccggccgcccccagtggcccccgcacggcctgcgccttcggcgcctcctccttacgtgcagtcttctaatcccttctcattcctctctgataaagtgaggaaaaaggttcaagctgccttcccagtttttgaggttgagggcggagggagagttcatgcccccgtcgagtacacccaaattaaggatctagcagaggcggttagaaaatatggtgtaaatgccaattttactctagtaatgctagaaaggtttgctggtgtggctatgacacccgctgactggcaaatgttggctaaggcagcgctccctaccatgggtcaatacatggaatggaaggcactatggcatgaggctgcacaggcTCAGGCTAGGGCAAATGCTGCTGCACTAACTCCTGAGCAGCGAGactggacctttgatatgttaacaggtcAGGGCCcgtttgccgctgatcagacggctttcccatggggtgcttatgttcaagtttctaacactgccattaaggcttggaaggcactccccaaaaaaggggaagcttctggacaacttactaagatcattcagggacctcaggaaccattctcagattttgtggctcgaatgacagaagcagcggggcgcatctttggggaccctgatcaggctgcgcctcttgttgagcaactgatttttgaacaGGCTACCCAGGAATGCCGCACGGCTATAGCGCCCAGAAAGGGTAAAGGtttacaggattggctcagagtttgtcgagaactcgggggacccctgaccaatgcagggctggcagctgccatcctccagtcgcagagactgcctagacagggacagccaagacaggggcggaaccagagagtttgttttaaatgcggtcaaccgggacatttaaaaaaggactgccAAGCCCCGGACAGGGATAAGGGCCCCCAGAGTACAGACTCCCTCTGTTCCCGCTGTTCCAAGGGATATCATAAGGCTGCTCTCTGCCGTTCCATTAGAGATATCAAAGGGCGACTCCTTCCGCCGCTCACAGAACAACACCAAGTGGTTCAAAAAAACGTGAAGATGGGCCCCCGTTCCCAGGGCCCCCACAAGTATGGGGACAAGGCCAACCAGAgtcgaggagaaagggaggagagcctGTCGGAAGACACACAGGATTGGACCTGCACGCCTCCTCCGACTTCTTATTAATGCCACAAATGGGCGTCCAGCCGGTTCCTGTGCAGCCTATTCGACCCCTACTGCCTGGAACCGTGGGCCTTATAATTGGCAGAGGATCGTTAACTTTAAACGGTCTTATTGTCTACCCTGGGGTAGTTGACTGTCAACATAGCCCCGAGATCCAAGTCCTGTGCTCATGCCCAGGAGGAGTCTTTTCTATCACCAAAGGAGACAGGATAGCTCAGTTATTGCTCCTTCCAGAGGTTGCCAAACCTTCAGAGCCTGGACGAGAAAAAATGGGCTCCTCGGGCATGGATTCCGCCTACCTGATGGTCTCCCTAAATGAGAGACCTAAGCTAAAGTTGTGGGTTGAGGGAAAATTGTTTGAAGGCATTATGGATACTGGTGCAGATAAGAGTATTATTTCCACCCATTGGTGGCCAAAGTCTTGGCCTGTCATTAAGTCCTCACATTCTCTACAAGGCCTCGGTTATCAGGCCAGTCCTACTACTAGTTCCGCTACCTTGTCCTGGAAAACGACAGAGGGACAAGAGGGACATTTTACTCCCTACGTGCTTCCGCTCCCCGTTAACCTCTGGGGGCGtgatattttacaaaagatgGGAGTTAAGTTGTCTAATGAATACTCCTCTCAAGCTAAGGAGATAATGGCCAAGATGGGTCATAAACAGGGAAGGGGTTTAGGAGCCAGGGAACAGGGCCGGGTTGAACCCATTCTCCCTGAAGGCAACCCAGGTAGACAGGGTCTGGGTTTTTCCTAGGCGCCATTGAGGCAGCACGACCCATTCCGTGGAAAACGGAGGATCCGGTGTGGGTTCCTCAATGGCCATTGTCCTCCGAGAAATTGAGGGCAGCAACACAGATAGTACAGGAGCAGCTAAGGCTTGGACATCTTGAACCGTCCACCTCTCCCTGGAATACCCCGATATTTGTAATCAAAAAAAGGTcgggaaaatggagattgctcCACGACCTGAGAGCCATTAATAAACAGATGAACTCTTTTGGCCCCGTACAAAGGGGTCTTCCGCTTCTCTCCGCCTTACCTAAAGGTTGGCCTTTAGTTATTATAGATATTAAGGATTGCTTTTTTTCCATCCCCTTATGTCCCCTAGATAAGCCCTGCTTTGCGTTTACTCTCCCTTCACTTAATCATATGGAACCTGATAAAAGGTTCCAATGGAAGGTTTTGCCTCAAGGCATGACAAATAGCCCTACCATGTGTCAACTATATGTTCAAGAAGCTTTGAGGCCTTTGAGGCGCCAGTTTCCTTCCCTAATCCTGATTCACTATATGGATGATGTCCTGTTATGCCACAAAGATTTGACAGTTTTACAAAAGGCATATCCTTGCTTACAGTCCATCTTGTTACACTGGGGCCTACAAATTGCTGCTGATAAAGTTCACATTGCAAATACTGGACATTTTTTGGGGTCTATTATCTTCCCTGATAAGATCGTCCCACAAAAGGTGGAGATAAGAAGGGACCACTTACAAActctaaatgattttcaaaaattgttgGGAGACATCAACTGGCTCAGACCCTTTCTAAAAATCCCCTCTGCGGCCCTGAAGCCGCTGTTTGACATTCTTGAGGGTGATAGCCATCTGACTTCTCCCAGGTCCCTCACTCCACCAGCAGAACAGGCCTTGCGGTTGGTAGAACAGGCCATACAGGGAGCTCAATTGACACGTCTTGTTAATACATTGCCCTTTTCCTTGTGCCTTTGTAAAACGAAGGGACTGCCTACTGCTGTGCTTTGGCAAAACGGCCCCCTTTTGTGGATCCATCCCAATGCTTCACCAGCAAAAATCATTGATTGGTATCCCGATGCTCTGGCACGGCTTGCCTTACGTGGACTTAAGGCCTCTCTCGCTCACTTTGGCAAATATCCAGAAAAGATGATAGTTCCCTATACTTTGCCTCAGGTTCAAGCCCTGACGGCTGCCTCCGATGAATGGGCCATATTGGTCGCCTCGTTTCCAGGGCAGATAGACAATCATTATCCCCAACACCCTCTTTTGCATTTTGCCTTGTCCCAAGCGGTGGTTTTTCCCCGGGTAACATCCTCTGTGCCCTTAATAGATGGCTTGGTAGTCTATACTGATGGCTCCAAGACGGGGATTGGAGCCTATGTGATTGACGGTCAGGTTGTCTCCAAAAGGTATATTGAAACCTCCCCCCAGGTTGTTGAATGTTTGGTAGTCCTAGAGGTTTTACAGACCTTTTCTGGCCCTGTAAATGTTGTCTCTGATTCTAATTATGTAGTAAATGCAGTTAATCATCTTGAGCTTGCTGGTATCATCAAGCCATCCAGTAGGGTGGCTTGCGtctttcaacaaattcaaaattgctTGTTAGCTCGGCGACACCCATTTTATATAACTCATATACGGGCACATTCAGGTCTCCCTGGCCCTATGGCACTAGGAAATGACCTGGCCGACAAAGCTACAAAGCTGATTGCTGTTGCCATGTCTTCCAATCTGGAAGCTGCTAAAAGCTTCCATGAACGGTTTCATGTAACGGCCGAAACCTTGCGCCGTCAGTTTTCCTTAACTAGAAAAGAAGCTAGAGAAATAGTGACCCAATGTCAAAACTGTTGCCAATTTTTGCCTATATCTCATGTGGGGGTCAACCCAAGAGGCGTAAGACCGCTGCAGgtttggcaaatggatgttacccATGTTGCCTCTTTCGGAAAACTCCAGTATTTACATGTGTCCATTGACACTTGTTCTGGTATTTTACATGCTTCTCCCCTATCGGGAGAGAAGGCTTCCCATGTAATCCAACATTGTCTCGAGGCCTGGAGTGCCTGGGGTAAGCCCAGGGtccttaaaacagataatggacctgCCTACACTTCCCAAAAATTCAGACAGTTCTGCCATTATATGGAAGTAACCCATTTGACTGGCCtaccctataacccccaaggacaaggtATCATAGAACGTGCCCATCGCACATTAAAATcatacttacaaaaacaaaaagggggaattatgAAGGAACTTCCTCCAGTACCAAGGACAGTGATTTCCCTggcattatttactttaaattaccTGAATTTAGATGAGCATGGACAAACAGCGGCCGAGCGTCATTGCTCAGAGCCAGACAGgccaaaagaaatggtaaaatggaAAGATGTGTTGTCTAACGAATGGAAAGGACCGGATCCTATTCTTATAAGATCCAGGGGagctgtgtgtgttttcccacagAATGAAGATAACCCTTTCTGGGTCCCTGAGAGGCTTACCAGGACGGTCCCAGAACGGAAGGATGGCGCCAAGACCCCATCTGAGCTGGAAGATCTGGCTGTTCCTCCCTATTCTGATGGTGATGATCAAGACCCCAACGGCCTTGGGCGAGCCGCGCTGGGGGATACTGTCGACCTTCCCCCTCCCGATGCCAGTTCATCATGATACTAGGTTGTTTCCTCGGTTTTTCAGTTCTAATAAGACTTTGGATCTACCTTATCTACCTGAAGACACGGAGATAGcgggttggacgagagaatttgacaacctgataaaccagctgcgcatggccattgtgtccgtgaattcaacaagagtggatgtctccttcgcagccggactgtcctcatggattaaaacggccgtgtcccacttcaaggagtgggcaagagtgattggggttggcatgttcttatgtgggggaactgtgctcctactatggttggtctgcagattaaaagcccagacccagagagacagggtagtcatcgcccaggcatttctagccctggaacagggggccaaccctgacgtttggctgtccatgcttaaggattagcctgctctgactccccttcccccttcctgttggctggcctccctgaagcttgttcagaggagttcgcccttgctcaaacaggtctatgtgtaacaacaggctccagtgtgtccagagacgggcaacttcccccagacttgaaccaacctaagacatggtgcccggtggcgatagggtcaacctatgacgggtaaggtcaaagtctgtggagggacgacctaggacaggaacgctggctaatttgtccgcgaccgccgagcttgtaccagccgctttaaatgataaaaaagggggagatgtgaggagctgcctgaaatcgccattacaagatggcactgatttccggtggagggcagggctgctcggtaacacgcctgggccgattaggcagccaccaataaggtaggagcacgtcctaggcgaggagcagtctctatataaagggcgcgggttccctcgctcggggtctccatttttggcaagcttatgctctccctctcaagatgcattaaagctgatctgcagaaggatcctttgtgtgccgcgtcgttcttgctggcgagacggtagcgcgggacattaaatatatttgttttgtttattatttcttctgtgaCATAAGGACAAATAATTTGTCTGCTTGTGTTTTGAAGCCTCACAGGTAGAAGACACTTGGGAGGTATATATGTTAACATAATGTTTAAGAACGTAGACATTTCCCACTGTTAAATATGGTTCTGGTGGATGATATAATAAATAATTCTGGTAATACTTCTGAAGGGATAGGTAacgtttttcttttctccattgacTAGCAGCTACAGACTTTTCCTGTTACATTTTGTATAGTCCTGAATATCAGCATTTTGAGCGCTTTCTATTTGGGTGTCA
Above is a genomic segment from Cynocephalus volans isolate mCynVol1 chromosome 7, mCynVol1.pri, whole genome shotgun sequence containing:
- the LOC134381912 gene encoding endogenous retrovirus group K member 7 Pro protein-like, which produces MPQMGVQPVPVQPIRPLLPGTVGLIIGRGSLTLNGLIVYPGVVDCQHSPEIQVLCSCPGGVFSITKGDRIAQLLLLPEVAKPSEPGREKMGSSGMDSAYLMVSLNERPKLKLWVEGKLFEGIMDTGADKSIISTHWWPKSWPVIKSSHSLQGLGYQASPTTSSATLSWKTTEGQEGHFTPYVLPLPVNLWGRDILQKMGVKLSNEYSSQAKEIMAKMGHKQGRGLGAREQGRVEPILPEGNPGRQGLGFS